In Anaerobaca lacustris, one DNA window encodes the following:
- a CDS encoding DegT/DnrJ/EryC1/StrS family aminotransferase, which yields MAEKLAIDGGRKTVTNKLAQWPQFEDKAIRAVEEVLRSGKVNYWTGPKGMEFEKRFADWQGSRFAISTSSGTSALHAALSALGIGPGDEVIVPSYTFIASSFSIVQAGAVPRFADVNLNDHCISLASAAKLVNKRTKAIMPVHLYGNVCDMDPIMEFARKHRLYVVEDNAEAFGGVYKGKKTGTLGHIAACSFCQNKTFTTGGEGGMVTTDDEDLAWNARSVRDHGYDVRERLHLLELEQKLPYIHNMVGWNYRMTEMQSAIGLAELERIDTWNMPRRRRNAQIIIDVLRDLPQVRYLPIDTPERRNGWYVMAFSLNIEQMTCDIQQFVAAAGGEGAPCWRVFWPQCHTEQAYTKHRAFGRSGFPFTSEEYADPQSVDYTKVEVPNAIWHQGHTFTCFAFPTFTEEDCRQIGAALRKVIQAYAK from the coding sequence ATGGCGGAGAAACTGGCGATTGATGGCGGCCGTAAGACGGTGACGAACAAGCTGGCCCAGTGGCCGCAGTTCGAGGACAAGGCGATTCGGGCGGTCGAAGAGGTCCTGCGCTCGGGGAAGGTCAACTACTGGACCGGGCCCAAGGGGATGGAATTCGAGAAGCGATTTGCGGACTGGCAAGGCAGTCGCTTTGCGATCAGCACGTCCTCGGGGACTTCCGCCCTCCACGCCGCGCTTAGCGCTTTGGGGATCGGGCCCGGCGATGAGGTCATCGTGCCCAGCTACACCTTTATCGCCAGCAGCTTCTCCATCGTGCAGGCGGGTGCTGTGCCACGATTTGCCGATGTCAATCTCAACGATCACTGCATCAGTCTCGCTTCGGCCGCCAAGCTGGTGAACAAACGCACGAAGGCAATCATGCCCGTCCACCTGTACGGGAATGTCTGCGACATGGACCCGATCATGGAATTCGCCCGAAAGCACAGGCTCTACGTCGTCGAGGACAACGCCGAGGCGTTCGGCGGGGTCTACAAGGGCAAGAAGACCGGCACGCTCGGCCATATAGCCGCCTGCAGCTTCTGTCAGAACAAGACCTTCACGACCGGTGGCGAGGGCGGAATGGTCACGACAGACGACGAGGACCTGGCGTGGAACGCCCGCAGCGTCCGCGACCATGGCTATGACGTCAGGGAGCGGCTGCACTTGCTGGAACTGGAGCAGAAGCTCCCCTATATCCACAACATGGTCGGCTGGAACTACCGCATGACCGAGATGCAGTCCGCAATCGGTCTGGCGGAACTGGAACGCATCGACACCTGGAACATGCCCAGACGTCGTCGCAACGCGCAGATCATCATCGATGTCCTCAGGGATCTGCCGCAGGTACGGTACCTGCCCATCGACACGCCGGAGCGGCGAAATGGCTGGTACGTCATGGCATTCTCGCTGAATATCGAACAGATGACGTGCGATATCCAACAGTTCGTAGCGGCCGCCGGCGGCGAGGGAGCGCCCTGCTGGCGGGTCTTCTGGCCGCAATGCCACACCGAGCAAGCCTACACCAAGCATCGCGCGTTCGGGCGAAGTGGATTTCCTTTTACCTCGGAAGAGTACGCCGACCCTCAAAGCGTCGATTACACCAAGGTTGAGGTCCCTAACGCGATCTGGCATCAGGGCCATACGTTCACCTGCTTTGCTTTTCCGACTTTCACGGAAGAGGACTGCCGCCAGATCGGTGCGGCCTTGAGGAAAGTGATTCAGGCATACGCCAAATAA
- a CDS encoding Gfo/Idh/MocA family protein, whose amino-acid sequence MRKVGYAIIGFGGIAENRIAKEGFGMDANRFAGHPEATLMGVTDSSIVRRDAASRLGLRWYDSVDAILDDRDVEAVFIATNNLSHAPLAERAIQAGKHCLIEKPITTTLEDAVRLQQLARTRGLSLAVDHMMVENAYNRRARELIAQGVIGQVDTISLQMEFCYGSTPEEAASWRCADPKELGGPIGDVGSHCLYMTEFLLGSKIASLACVYTPRTLDIAVENGAIVQFHLCNGIQGTVRVAFNQPRGGLASTLTGLGYEVYGSKGILRGCGALFQLSGHPGEPVQVRLQLDDSTRTETIRVDSVQNIYQAVIARHARSILNEMPLDAADAVHNLQRVLGCYESANLDGRWIGFQENL is encoded by the coding sequence ATGCGCAAGGTCGGATACGCGATCATCGGGTTCGGCGGCATCGCGGAGAACCGCATCGCCAAGGAAGGTTTTGGCATGGATGCAAACCGGTTCGCTGGGCATCCTGAGGCGACACTGATGGGTGTCACCGACTCGAGCATAGTGCGCAGGGATGCGGCGTCCCGGCTGGGCCTGAGGTGGTACGATTCCGTGGACGCGATCCTCGACGATCGCGATGTGGAAGCGGTGTTCATCGCGACCAACAATCTGTCCCACGCCCCGCTGGCCGAGAGGGCGATCCAGGCCGGCAAGCACTGTCTGATCGAAAAGCCGATCACCACGACGCTGGAAGACGCCGTGCGGCTGCAACAACTGGCTCGCACGCGAGGTCTGAGCCTGGCGGTGGACCATATGATGGTTGAGAACGCCTACAATCGCCGGGCCCGCGAGTTGATCGCGCAGGGAGTGATCGGACAGGTCGACACCATATCCCTGCAGATGGAGTTCTGTTACGGATCGACCCCCGAAGAGGCGGCCAGTTGGCGATGCGCCGATCCAAAGGAACTCGGTGGGCCCATCGGCGATGTTGGCAGCCACTGCCTCTACATGACCGAGTTCCTGCTGGGCAGCAAGATCGCATCGCTGGCGTGCGTCTATACGCCGAGGACGCTGGATATTGCCGTCGAGAACGGGGCGATCGTTCAGTTCCACCTGTGCAACGGTATCCAGGGAACGGTGAGAGTGGCCTTCAACCAACCCCGCGGCGGACTGGCAAGCACGCTGACCGGCCTGGGCTACGAGGTCTACGGCTCGAAAGGCATTCTTCGGGGCTGCGGCGCCCTATTCCAGTTGTCCGGCCATCCGGGCGAGCCGGTCCAGGTCCGCCTGCAACTCGACGACTCCACCCGTACAGAGACCATCCGAGTCGATTCCGTACAGAACATCTATCAGGCCGTGATCGCCAGGCATGCCCGGTCGATCCTCAACGAAATGCCGCTCGACGCCGCCGACGCCGTACACAATCTCCAACGGGTGCTCGGCTGCTATGAGTCGGCAAATCTCGACGGTCGCTGGATCGGATTCCAAGAGAATTTGTGA
- a CDS encoding neutral/alkaline non-lysosomal ceramidase N-terminal domain-containing protein, whose translation MMSKICRPMIWVVTAIVVVAATLVRAEAVRVFRAGAATSNITPPLDERLVGGWDSPLATHIHDELYARCLVLDDGETKLAIVLVDSLGVSREVCETAGRMIEDKAGIPARNLMIAATHTHSSIPARGSSRVNAHETFSDYEGFLVRRIADGVRRAVNNLEPARIGWGRAEEPTQVFNRRYFMKPSTPTPSPFGGIDQVVMNPGQGNPNILKAAGPTDPEVAFLSVQSKEGRPIALLANYSLHYVGPAAGNVISADYFGVFADRIQELLGADRLAPPFVGILSNGTSGDINNINWLQKPSERWPPYAKMKHVADAVARAVYESHRQVVFHDWVKLDARRQELSLAVRKPTQEQLAYAREVLSKPDDAPRHHPRERVYANRVQRLADAPDRREVVLQVFRIGDVGICAIPFEVFVEIGLQLKRDSPLGQTFTISHANGGHGYLPTKEQHEMGGYETWLGTNTVEIQAASRITNALLSMLRELDV comes from the coding sequence ATGATGAGCAAGATATGTCGGCCCATGATATGGGTTGTCACAGCCATCGTGGTCGTGGCAGCCACTCTGGTCCGGGCGGAGGCCGTTCGTGTGTTCCGGGCCGGGGCGGCAACCAGCAATATCACGCCGCCTCTCGATGAGCGGCTGGTCGGTGGGTGGGATTCGCCCCTTGCGACTCACATTCACGACGAGCTTTATGCCCGCTGCCTCGTGCTGGATGACGGCGAGACGAAGCTGGCCATCGTTCTCGTGGACAGCCTCGGGGTCTCACGGGAGGTCTGCGAAACGGCCGGCAGGATGATCGAGGATAAGGCCGGGATTCCGGCTCGCAACCTGATGATCGCTGCCACACACACGCATTCCTCGATCCCCGCCCGCGGATCGAGCCGGGTGAACGCGCACGAGACCTTCAGTGACTACGAAGGTTTCCTGGTCCGGCGGATCGCCGACGGGGTCCGCCGGGCAGTCAATAACCTGGAGCCGGCCCGGATCGGATGGGGTCGGGCCGAGGAGCCGACGCAGGTCTTCAACCGCCGTTACTTCATGAAGCCTAGCACGCCCACGCCCAGTCCATTCGGGGGGATCGACCAGGTGGTTATGAACCCCGGCCAGGGTAATCCGAATATCCTCAAAGCCGCCGGGCCGACGGACCCGGAGGTCGCCTTCCTGTCGGTGCAGTCCAAAGAGGGCCGGCCGATCGCATTGCTGGCGAACTATTCGTTGCACTACGTCGGTCCCGCCGCCGGCAATGTGATCTCCGCCGACTACTTCGGCGTATTTGCCGACCGGATACAGGAACTGCTCGGGGCCGATCGGCTCGCACCGCCCTTCGTCGGGATCCTTTCCAACGGTACCAGCGGCGACATCAACAACATCAACTGGCTCCAGAAGCCGAGCGAGCGATGGCCACCATATGCCAAGATGAAGCACGTGGCCGACGCGGTCGCCCGTGCGGTTTACGAATCGCATCGGCAGGTCGTATTCCACGATTGGGTCAAGCTGGATGCCCGCCGGCAGGAGCTTTCGTTGGCCGTTCGCAAGCCCACCCAAGAGCAACTGGCTTATGCACGCGAGGTACTCAGCAAACCGGACGATGCGCCGCGACACCATCCCCGGGAGCGCGTCTATGCCAACCGCGTGCAGCGCCTGGCCGACGCACCCGACCGGCGGGAAGTTGTCCTGCAAGTCTTTCGCATCGGTGACGTCGGGATCTGCGCGATCCCTTTCGAGGTCTTCGTGGAAATCGGCCTGCAGTTGAAGAGGGACAGTCCGCTGGGCCAGACGTTCACAATCTCGCACGCCAACGGCGGCCACGGCTATCTACCAACGAAGGAACAACACGAGATGGGCGGTTATGAGACATGGCTGGGCACCAACACGGTAGAAATCCAGGCCGCCTCCAGGATAACGAATGCGTTGCTCTCGATGCTGCGAGAACTTGATGTGTAA
- a CDS encoding Gfo/Idh/MocA family protein: MKQYGVGVFGIGWVAGEHIKSYMRNPHMKVVALSSRRKESAEAAKATLGLDSDVLNTFDELVQRDDIDVIDICSPNVLHAEQAVRAAQAGKHVVIEKPIAMSLSELKAIRDAIVKAKIKSQVGFVSRWNPHVRSIRGMIDKGGLGELYYVEVDYYHEIGPWWSGWSWGAGTKAGGPSASLVAGCHAVDLLSYFGGEVEEVFAYGIFGHRRDYEYEPTYVAVVKFRNGKIGKTGCSFENECPYVMNIILHGSRGSVLNERFHAKDWFPGQEGWQQFNSTFLDSGDVAHHPFQGMMDDLAAALIEDKETIANIHEAYRSHEICLAIDRSIETGWPVTLPLSE; this comes from the coding sequence ATGAAGCAGTATGGCGTCGGCGTATTTGGCATCGGCTGGGTAGCGGGCGAGCACATCAAGTCGTATATGCGGAACCCCCACATGAAGGTGGTGGCACTGAGCTCCCGCCGCAAAGAGTCGGCCGAAGCCGCCAAGGCAACCCTCGGCCTCGATAGCGATGTCCTCAACACGTTCGACGAGCTTGTGCAGAGAGACGATATCGATGTCATCGACATCTGCTCGCCGAATGTGCTGCACGCCGAGCAGGCGGTCCGGGCCGCCCAAGCGGGCAAGCACGTCGTGATTGAGAAGCCCATTGCCATGAGCCTCAGCGAACTCAAGGCGATCCGGGACGCCATCGTCAAGGCGAAGATCAAGTCCCAAGTTGGCTTCGTCTCGCGGTGGAACCCCCATGTGCGGTCCATTCGCGGCATGATCGACAAGGGCGGACTCGGAGAGCTGTACTATGTCGAGGTTGACTACTACCATGAAATCGGGCCATGGTGGAGTGGATGGAGCTGGGGTGCTGGAACCAAGGCGGGCGGGCCCAGCGCCAGCCTTGTGGCCGGTTGTCATGCTGTAGACCTGTTGAGCTACTTCGGTGGGGAGGTAGAGGAGGTCTTCGCTTATGGCATATTCGGGCACCGCAGGGACTACGAGTACGAGCCGACCTATGTCGCTGTGGTCAAGTTCAGGAACGGCAAGATCGGCAAGACAGGATGCAGCTTCGAGAACGAGTGTCCTTACGTCATGAACATCATTCTCCACGGAAGCAGGGGCTCCGTTCTTAACGAAAGGTTTCACGCCAAGGATTGGTTCCCCGGCCAGGAAGGCTGGCAGCAGTTCAACTCCACATTCCTCGACAGTGGTGACGTGGCCCATCATCCGTTCCAGGGAATGATGGACGATCTGGCGGCTGCCCTGATCGAGGACAAGGAAACAATCGCCAACATCCACGAGGCCTACAGGTCCCACGAAATCTGCCTGGCGATCGACCGTTCGATCGAAACCGGCTGGCCGGTGACACTGCCGCTCAGTGAATGA
- a CDS encoding carbohydrate binding domain-containing protein, whose product MKCEHVLLILMFLSTAAIVVNAQGIVNLFDNPGFEEGTGTDVQEIPGWRLYSQENATGLLSIDTEEAIEGKQCVRIEVTGVPAGGAWNFRFDHTRRFSVEQGETYTISFWLKGDPGPITLSPSRAEQNAAGQWGNLAQAVINPTPDWQEYHLTFVSPEDRLVMWQLLISNPGQTYWVDHARCYVGEYVPDQIGPKLRADSPFPFNGATDVPRDAALGWSPGEFAATHDVYLGAVFEDINDAARTDPRGVLLSQGQTVTTYDPPGLLDFGTTYYWRIDQVNAPPDSTIFKGNIWGFTTELFAYPVVNVLAASNGISEATAGPQNTVDGSGLNADDQHSIAATDMWLANPPDNDVLSIEFEFDRVYKLHEMLVWNYNVQFEPVLGFGLKDVTIECSVNGEDWAVLGDVEFARATARSNYEANTAVNFGGVAAQFIRLTVNSGWGPMGQFGLSEVRFLYIPALAREPQPADGAMDVDPETALSWRAGRDATAHDVYLGSDAEGLSLVDAIVGSSFAPDELTFGTTYYWRVDAVSDEVWTGDVWSFSTQEYAMIDGFEAYTDDIDAGEAIFDTWIDGWVNNTGSTVGYFDAPFAERTIVHNGRQSMPLLYDNTSSPFYSEAERTFASPRNWTVNGADTLRLFVAGRAPAFVEMADGTILMNAIGNDIWDNADQFRYVYKNLSGNGSITARVDMLDVSPDMWVKGGVMIRQNADPGAVNVFMAMTGSGGGGSTFQQRMTAGGASVSQHTYTDGPFTAPYWVRVTREDNTLRGYTSPDGENWTQRGDTIALAMTDPVLIGLALTSHNVNQATSAQFSNVAFTGNVTGAWQVAEVSVAQPAGNTVAPLYVALEDATGKSAVVMHPDANIVGRSGWNEWQIPLSEFTGVNLSRVDTMTIGVGSRTSPTAGGAGTIYVDDIAFGKPAMTQ is encoded by the coding sequence ATGAAATGCGAACATGTGCTTCTAATTCTGATGTTCCTGTCTACAGCGGCAATCGTGGTCAATGCTCAGGGGATTGTCAATCTGTTTGACAACCCCGGCTTCGAGGAGGGCACGGGGACGGACGTCCAGGAGATTCCGGGATGGAGACTGTACAGCCAAGAGAACGCCACCGGGCTTCTGAGCATTGATACCGAAGAGGCCATCGAAGGTAAACAGTGTGTCCGCATCGAGGTGACGGGCGTTCCGGCAGGCGGAGCATGGAATTTCCGCTTCGACCATACGCGGAGATTCAGCGTCGAGCAAGGCGAGACCTACACGATATCCTTCTGGCTGAAAGGAGACCCCGGGCCGATCACGCTTTCGCCGTCACGCGCCGAGCAGAATGCTGCGGGCCAGTGGGGTAATTTGGCGCAGGCAGTCATCAATCCCACTCCGGACTGGCAGGAGTATCATCTGACCTTTGTATCCCCTGAGGATAGACTGGTCATGTGGCAACTGCTGATCTCCAATCCGGGGCAGACCTACTGGGTGGATCATGCTCGCTGTTATGTGGGAGAGTATGTGCCGGATCAGATAGGACCAAAGCTGCGGGCTGACAGCCCGTTTCCATTCAACGGGGCCACCGATGTGCCGCGAGATGCGGCCTTAGGTTGGTCGCCGGGAGAATTCGCCGCGACACATGATGTGTATCTTGGAGCAGTTTTTGAGGATATCAACGATGCCGCTCGCACCGATCCAAGGGGCGTGCTTCTTAGCCAGGGCCAGACGGTGACGACGTACGACCCGCCGGGACTGCTCGATTTCGGCACGACCTACTATTGGCGAATCGATCAGGTCAACGCCCCGCCCGACAGCACGATCTTCAAAGGCAATATCTGGGGCTTCACCACGGAGCTGTTTGCCTATCCTGTCGTCAATGTCCTCGCTGCCAGCAACGGGATCTCAGAGGCAACCGCCGGACCGCAGAATACAGTCGATGGCTCGGGCCTCAATGCCGACGACCAGCACTCCATTGCGGCTACCGATATGTGGCTGGCCAATCCGCCGGATAACGATGTCCTGTCCATTGAATTCGAGTTCGACCGTGTGTACAAGCTCCACGAGATGCTGGTCTGGAACTACAACGTCCAGTTCGAGCCGGTGCTGGGCTTTGGTCTCAAGGATGTGACCATCGAGTGTTCGGTCAATGGCGAGGACTGGGCCGTGCTGGGCGATGTGGAGTTTGCACGGGCGACGGCCCGGTCCAACTATGAGGCGAATACCGCGGTGAACTTCGGCGGGGTTGCCGCACAGTTCATCCGTCTGACGGTCAACAGCGGCTGGGGGCCGATGGGCCAGTTCGGCCTCAGTGAAGTGCGGTTCCTCTATATCCCTGCACTGGCCAGAGAGCCGCAGCCCGCCGACGGCGCAATGGATGTCGATCCCGAGACCGCGCTGAGCTGGCGGGCCGGGCGTGATGCGACGGCGCATGACGTGTATCTCGGCAGCGATGCGGAAGGCCTTTCTCTGGTTGACGCTATCGTGGGGTCATCCTTTGCGCCGGATGAGCTGACCTTCGGGACCACCTACTACTGGCGGGTCGATGCGGTCAGTGACGAGGTCTGGACCGGCGACGTCTGGAGCTTCTCGACGCAGGAATACGCGATGATCGACGGGTTCGAGGCTTATACCGACGACATCGATGCGGGCGAGGCGATCTTCGACACGTGGATCGATGGCTGGGTCAACAACACCGGCTCGACCGTGGGTTATTTCGACGCGCCGTTCGCCGAGCGGACGATCGTCCACAACGGGCGTCAGTCGATGCCATTGCTGTACGACAATACCAGTTCGCCGTTCTATTCTGAGGCGGAACGGACGTTTGCCTCGCCGCGGAATTGGACCGTCAATGGCGCCGACACGCTGCGGCTGTTCGTTGCGGGACGGGCTCCGGCTTTCGTGGAAATGGCCGACGGCACGATCCTGATGAACGCCATCGGCAACGACATTTGGGACAACGCCGATCAATTTCGCTATGTGTACAAGAACCTCAGCGGCAACGGCTCGATTACGGCCCGCGTTGATATGCTCGACGTCAGTCCCGACATGTGGGTCAAGGGCGGTGTGATGATCCGCCAGAACGCTGATCCCGGGGCCGTCAACGTGTTCATGGCGATGACCGGCAGCGGGGGCGGCGGGTCAACATTCCAGCAGCGCATGACGGCAGGCGGCGCATCGGTTTCGCAGCACACCTATACCGATGGGCCGTTCACCGCGCCGTACTGGGTCCGGGTGACCCGCGAAGACAACACACTTCGCGGATACACATCTCCCGATGGCGAGAACTGGACGCAGCGCGGCGATACGATCGCGCTGGCGATGACCGACCCGGTGCTGATCGGCTTGGCGCTGACCAGCCACAACGTCAATCAGGCGACCAGCGCCCAATTCTCGAACGTGGCCTTCACGGGCAACGTGACGGGCGCCTGGCAAGTGGCCGAGGTCAGCGTCGCGCAGCCAGCAGGCAACACAGTGGCGCCGCTGTACGTGGCCTTGGAGGACGCAACCGGCAAATCGGCGGTGGTGATGCACCCAGATGCGAACATCGTGGGCCGCTCCGGCTGGAACGAGTGGCAGATCCCGCTGAGCGAGTTCACCGGCGTCAATTTGAGCCGGGTAGACACGATGACCATCGGCGTCGGCAGCCGAACCAGCCCGACCGCCGGCGGCGCCGGCACCATCTACGTCGATGACATCGCCTTCGGCAAACCGGCCATGACACAATAG
- a CDS encoding LamG-like jellyroll fold domain-containing protein, whose translation MLGRPSYLIPIVLAVCLATSTYGELVARWPLSGNTQDVVRGHHGTLVGGAAFVQDPDRGTALQADGTSGHVLIPHADHIGFVEDRNFSVALWVKPASLPRTTWTTVLAKNRDIHYNNAYGIWISPENQWHFRFGAASGNANQPNAPAATAQWNHLAMTHDPATTTLRGYLNGVLVYQNTTASPGTLGNTALWIGGAGGVSEFYPGLIHEVQIYDHALTVEEIQDVMLGIGMETELAGDPHPADNEDDVPVDPVLHWTAGEFAATHDVYFGTAFADVNDASRNNPLDVLVSRGQTGTMFEPGLLNFGQTYYWRIDEVNSAPDFSVFKGNVWSFTAEPLAYSIQNVTATSNGIIDAGAGPENTVDGSGLDAEDRHSIAATDMWLANLPTDEALYIQFEFDRVYKLHEMLIWNYNVQFELVLGFGLKDVTVEYSIDDDNWAVLGDVEFAKATARADYVANTIVDFGGVAARFIRLTVNSGWGPMGQFGLSEVRFLYVPAQAREPQPADGAMDVDPEIAPSWRAGRDAMSHDVYLGTDAEELPLVDSVVGTSLAPDELTFGTTYYWRVDAVSDEVWTGDVWSFSTQEYAMIDGFEAYTDDIDAGEAIFDTWIDGWVNNTGSTVGYLETPFTERTIVRSGRQSMPLLYDNTSAPFYSETSRTFDSPQDWTVYGADTLRLFVAGRAPAFAEAADGTILMNAIGNDIWGNADQFRYVYKNLNGNGSITACVDTLDISPDIWVKGGVMIRQSTEAGAINVFMAMTGTGGGGSTFQQRMTAGGASVSQHTYADGPFTAPYWVRVTREGNTLRGYTSPDGENWTQRGDTITLAMTDPVLIGLALTSHNVNQATSAQFSNVAFTGNVTGTWQVAEVGVAQPEGNTVAPLYVVLEDATGRSAVVTHPDANIIGRSGWNEWQIPLSDFSGVNLSRVDTMTIGIGNRTSPTAGGNGVIYVDDIAFGKPATGQ comes from the coding sequence ATGCTCGGAAGACCGTCATATCTCATACCGATCGTGCTTGCTGTATGTCTGGCGACAAGTACTTATGGTGAGCTTGTTGCGCGATGGCCGCTGAGCGGCAATACTCAGGATGTGGTACGCGGTCACCACGGCACACTGGTTGGCGGTGCCGCCTTTGTGCAGGATCCAGATCGTGGCACTGCCCTGCAAGCGGATGGAACAAGTGGGCACGTGCTGATTCCTCATGCCGACCATATCGGCTTTGTCGAAGACAGGAACTTCTCCGTCGCATTATGGGTCAAGCCCGCCTCCCTGCCCAGGACCACCTGGACAACCGTTCTGGCCAAGAACCGGGATATTCACTACAACAACGCCTACGGCATCTGGATCAGCCCGGAGAACCAATGGCACTTTCGATTTGGCGCTGCATCGGGCAACGCAAATCAACCCAATGCACCGGCTGCGACGGCGCAGTGGAATCATCTGGCTATGACACACGATCCCGCCACGACCACCTTGCGGGGGTATCTAAACGGAGTGCTGGTGTATCAGAACACCACTGCTTCGCCCGGAACCCTTGGCAATACGGCTTTATGGATCGGTGGGGCCGGTGGTGTCTCCGAGTTCTATCCCGGTCTGATTCACGAGGTGCAGATCTACGACCACGCGTTGACCGTCGAGGAGATCCAGGATGTGATGCTGGGCATCGGGATGGAAACCGAACTGGCTGGGGATCCCCACCCTGCGGATAACGAGGATGACGTGCCTGTGGACCCGGTCCTCCACTGGACAGCGGGCGAGTTTGCCGCCACACACGATGTGTATTTTGGAACGGCTTTCGCCGATGTGAATGATGCCTCGCGGAACAATCCGCTTGATGTACTGGTCAGTCGGGGTCAGACCGGCACAATGTTCGAACCCGGACTGCTGAACTTCGGGCAGACGTACTACTGGCGGATCGACGAAGTTAACTCGGCCCCTGATTTCTCTGTCTTCAAAGGCAATGTCTGGAGCTTCACGGCTGAGCCGCTGGCCTATTCGATCCAGAACGTTACCGCGACCAGCAATGGTATTATAGATGCGGGTGCCGGGCCGGAGAATACGGTCGATGGATCGGGCCTCGATGCCGAAGATCGGCACTCGATTGCGGCAACCGATATGTGGCTGGCCAATCTGCCGACCGATGAAGCCCTGTACATTCAGTTCGAGTTTGACCGTGTGTACAAGCTCCACGAGATGCTCATCTGGAACTACAACGTCCAGTTCGAGTTGGTTCTTGGCTTCGGGCTCAAGGACGTGACCGTCGAGTATTCCATCGATGACGACAACTGGGCCGTGCTGGGCGATGTCGAATTCGCCAAGGCCACCGCCCGGGCGGACTATGTGGCCAATACCATCGTCGATTTCGGGGGCGTCGCAGCACGGTTCATCCGGCTGACGGTCAACAGCGGCTGGGGTCCAATGGGCCAGTTCGGCCTCAGCGAAGTACGGTTCCTGTATGTCCCCGCTCAGGCCAGAGAGCCGCAGCCCGCCGACGGCGCAATGGATGTCGATCCCGAGATCGCGCCGAGCTGGCGGGCCGGGCGTGATGCGATGTCGCACGATGTGTATCTCGGTACCGATGCGGAGGAATTGCCTCTGGTTGACAGTGTCGTCGGGACGTCTCTTGCGCCGGATGAACTGACCTTCGGGACCACCTACTACTGGCGGGTCGATGCGGTCAGTGATGAGGTCTGGACCGGCGACGTTTGGAGCTTCTCAACGCAGGAATACGCGATGATCGACGGGTTCGAGGCTTATACCGACGACATCGATGCGGGCGAGGCGATCTTCGACACGTGGATCGATGGCTGGGTCAACAACACCGGCTCGACGGTCGGCTACCTTGAGACCCCGTTCACCGAGCGGACGATCGTCCGCAGCGGTCGGCAGTCGATGCCGCTGCTGTACGACAACACCAGTGCGCCGTTCTACTCCGAGACCTCGCGGACGTTCGATTCGCCGCAGGACTGGACGGTCTACGGCGCCGACACGCTGCGGCTGTTCGTTGCTGGACGGGCCCCCGCCTTCGCTGAGGCGGCCGACGGCACGATCCTGATGAACGCCATCGGCAACGACATCTGGGGCAACGCCGATCAGTTCCGCTACGTGTACAAGAACCTCAACGGCAATGGGTCCATTACTGCCTGCGTCGATACGCTTGACATCAGTCCCGACATCTGGGTCAAGGGCGGTGTGATGATCCGCCAGAGCACCGAGGCCGGGGCGATCAACGTGTTCATGGCGATGACCGGCACCGGTGGCGGCGGGTCAACGTTCCAGCAGCGCATGACAGCCGGCGGCGCTTCGGTCTCGCAGCACACCTACGCCGACGGGCCGTTCACCGCGCCGTACTGGGTGCGCGTCACGCGCGAAGGCAACACGCTTCGCGGATACACTTCGCCCGACGGTGAGAACTGGACGCAGCGCGGCGACACGATCACGCTGGCGATGACGGACCCGGTGCTGATCGGTCTGGCGCTGACCAGCCACAACGTCAATCAGGCGACGAGCGCACAGTTCTCCAACGTGGCCTTCACGGGCAACGTGACGGGCACCTGGCAGGTGGCCGAGGTCGGCGTCGCGCAGCCGGAAGGCAACACGGTGGCGCCGCTCTACGTGGTGCTGGAGGACGCAACCGGCAGATCGGCGGTGGTGACGCATCCGGACGCGAACATCATCGGCCGCTCCGGGTGGAACGAGTGGCAGATCCCGCTGAGCGACTTCTCCGGCGTGAACCTGAGCCGGGTGGACACGATGACGATCGGCATCGGCAACCGAACCAGCCCGACCGCCGGCGGCAACGGAGTCATTTATGTGGACGACATCGCCTTCGGCAAGCCCGCCACTGGACAGTAG